The following proteins come from a genomic window of Littorina saxatilis isolate snail1 unplaced genomic scaffold, US_GU_Lsax_2.0 SUPER_12_unloc_1, whole genome shotgun sequence:
- the LOC138954151 gene encoding uncharacterized protein, whose protein sequence is MSPPPPHSVKNALNTPPTSLEHSPPPPPTSTEHSPPTSSEHSHPPPPQLPQNTHPHPQPSSEHSPPPSPTSSEHSHPPPPSRLTSSEHSPHQLPQNTPAPLPTSSEHSPPQLPQNTPPNPTTSSEHFPPQLPQNTPSNFLRTLPPPTTSSEHSPPPHNFLRTLPPQLL, encoded by the exons ATGTCCCCTCCACCTCCACACTCTGTCAAGAACGCCCTG AACACTCCCCCAACTTCCTTAGaacactccccacccccccccccaacttccacagaacactcccccccaacttcctcagaacactcccaccccccccccccccaacttcctcagaacactcacccccacccccaac cttcctcagaacactccccacccccatccccaacttcctcagaacactcacaccccccccccccctcccgcctaACTTCCTCAGAACACTCCCCCCACCAACTTCCTCAAAACACTCCCGCCCCCCTCCCAACTTCCTCagaacactcccccccccaACTTCCTCAGAACACTCCCCCCAACCCAACAACTTCCTCAGAACACTTCCCCCCCCAACTTCCTCAGAACACCCCCTCCAACTTCCTCagaacactccccccccccacaacttcctcagaacactcccccccaccccacaactTCCTCAGAACACTCCCCCCCCAACTTCTttag